One region of Miscanthus floridulus cultivar M001 chromosome 19, ASM1932011v1, whole genome shotgun sequence genomic DNA includes:
- the LOC136527968 gene encoding 3-ketoacyl-CoA synthase 11-like: METSAPPNAAAPPAQPRRRLPDFQQSVRLKYVKLGYHYLISHGMYLLLSPLMALVAVQLSTVSPRDLADLWEQLRFNLLSVVACSTLLVFLSTVYFLTRPRPVYLLDFACYKPEPERKCTRQTFMHCSKLTGSFTDENLEFQRKILERSGLGEDTYFPPAVLRVPPNPCMDEARKEARAVTFGAIDQLLDKTGVRPKDIGILVVNCSLFNPTPSLSAMVVNHYKLRGNIVSYNLGGMGCSAGLLSIDLAKDLLQVHPNSYALVISMENITLNWYFGNDRSMLVSNCLFRMGGAAILLSNRRSDRRRSKYELVHTVRTHKGADDKCFGCVTQEEDEIGKIGVSLSKDLMAVAGDALKTNITTLGPLVLPLSEQLLFMGTLIAKKVLKMKIKPYIPNFKLAFEHFCIHAGGHAVLDKLEKNLELTDWHMEPSRMTLYRFGNTSSSSLWYELAYTEAKGRIRKRDRIWQIAFGSGFKCNSAVWKALRTVNPAKEKSPWMDGIDNFPVDVPKISKVGGV; this comes from the coding sequence ATGGAGACGTCGGCGCCGCCCAATGCCGCCGCTCCGCCGGCGCAGCCACGGAGGCGGCTGCCGGACTTCCAGCAGTCAGTGCGGCTCAAGTATGTGAAGCTGGGGTACCACTACCTCATCTCTCACGGGATGTACCTGCTGCTGTCGCCGCTGATGGCGCTCGTCGCCGTGCAGCTCTCCACCGTCTCCCCGCGCGACCTCGCCGACCTGTGGGAGCAGCTCCGCTTCAACCTCCTCTCCGTCGTCGCCTGCTCCACGCTGCTCGTCTTCCTCTCCACCGTCTACTTCCTCACCCGCCCACGCCCCGTGTACCTGCTCGACTTCGCCTGCTACAAGCCGGAGCCGGAGCGCAAGTGCACGCGCCAGACCTTCATGCACTGCTCCAAGCTCACCGGATCCTTCACGGACGAGAATCTCGAATTCCAGCGCAAGATCCTCGAGCGCTCCGGCCTCGGCGAGGACACCTACTTTCCCCCCGCCGTGCTCCGGGTGCCCCCCAACCCGTGCATGGACGAGGCGCGCAAGGAGGCGCGCGCCGTCACGTTCGGCGCCATCGACCAGCTACTCGACAAGACCGGGGTCAGGCCCAAGGACATTGGCATCCTGGTGGTCAACTGCAGCCTGTTCAACCCGACGCCGTCGCTGTCAGCCATGGTGgtgaaccattacaagctgaggGGGAATATCGTGAGCTACAACCTCGGCGGGATGGGCTGCAGCGCCGGGCTGCTGTCCATTGACCTCGCCAAGGATCTACTGCAGGTGCACCCCAACTCTTACGCGCTGGTCATCAGCATGGAGAACATCACGCTGAATTGGTATTTCGGGAACGACCGGTCCATGCTTGTGTCGAATTGCCTGTTCCGGATGGGTGGCGCGGCCATCCTGCTCTCGAACAGGCGGTCTGACAGGCGGAGGTCCAAGTATGAGCTGGTGCACACGGTGCGCACGCACAAGGGCGCCGACGACAAGTGCTTCGGCTGCGTGACGCAGGAGGAAGATGAGATTGGCAAGATTGGCGTGTCGCTGTCCAAGGACCTCATGGCGGTGGCCGGAGACGCGCTTAAGACCAACATCACCACGCTGGGGCCGTTGGTGCTCCCGTTATCAGAGCAGCTTCTCTTCATGGGCACATTGATCGCCAAGAAGgtgctcaagatgaagatcaagccgtACATCCCCAACTTCAAGCTGGCTTTCGAGCACTTCTGCATCCACGCCGGTGGCCATGCTGTGCTGGATAAgctggaaaagaacctggagctcaccgaCTGGCACATGGAGCCATCGAGGATGACCCTGTACAGGTTTGGCAACACATCAAGCAGCTCACTCTGGTACGAGCTGGCATACACCGAGGCGAAGGGTAGGATCAGGAAGCGCGACAGGATCTGGCAGATCGCGTTCGGTTCTGGATTCAAGTGCAACAGCGCCGTCTGGAAGGCGCTCCGGACCGTGAACCCGGCCAAGGAGAAGAGCCCCTGGATGGATGGGATTGACAACTTCCCGGTGGATGTTCCAAAGATTTCAAAGGTTGGCGGCGTTTGA